One Mycolicibacterium goodii genomic region harbors:
- a CDS encoding aldehyde dehydrogenase, producing the protein MSELRTLQHFIGGEPTAPSSGEHFDSINPATREVLYRAARGNAADIDAAVHSATEAFGDPRWRDLSQTRRGRLLRRLGDLIGEHAEELARSESLDNGKLLREMRGQLATLPEYYYYYAGLADKIHGEVIPASSRQILNYTVREPLGVVGAITPWNSPLTLTTSKLAPALCAGNTVVVKPSEYTSATVLRLAELVIEAGFPPGVVNVVTGLGPEAGQPLVDHPGLAKISFTGSTATGARIASAAAARFIGSTLELGGKSPNIVFDDADVSNAATGVVAGIFAAAGQTCIAGSRVFAHRAIYDELLERVAERARSIRVGDPLLDDTELGPLAFEDQRNKVASYVDLGRSEGARVLTGGNATDAGLGGFFYEPTVLVDVNNQMRVVREEIFGPVAAIMPFDTEDEVVALANDTEYGLAAGVWTSNLARAHRMAGRLDAGTIWVNTYRAMSPMSPREGFKNSGIGVEHGTETMREYTRLKSVWINTDEGPVPDPFVMRS; encoded by the coding sequence ATGTCTGAACTGCGCACCCTTCAGCACTTCATCGGTGGTGAACCAACCGCGCCGTCGTCGGGTGAGCACTTCGACAGCATCAACCCGGCCACCCGCGAGGTGCTGTACCGGGCCGCCCGTGGCAACGCCGCCGACATCGACGCCGCCGTGCACTCCGCCACCGAGGCCTTCGGTGATCCCCGGTGGCGCGATCTCAGCCAGACCAGGCGCGGGCGCCTGCTGCGCCGACTCGGTGACCTCATCGGCGAGCACGCCGAGGAACTCGCACGCTCGGAATCCCTCGACAACGGCAAGCTGCTGCGGGAGATGCGGGGGCAACTCGCCACGCTGCCCGAGTATTACTACTACTACGCGGGTTTGGCCGACAAGATCCACGGCGAGGTCATCCCGGCTTCGAGCCGCCAGATCCTCAACTACACCGTGCGCGAGCCGCTGGGAGTGGTCGGGGCGATCACCCCGTGGAACTCGCCGCTGACCCTGACCACCAGCAAGCTGGCCCCCGCGTTGTGCGCGGGAAACACCGTGGTGGTCAAACCCTCGGAATACACCTCGGCGACCGTGCTCAGGCTCGCCGAACTGGTCATCGAGGCGGGTTTTCCGCCCGGTGTGGTCAATGTGGTCACCGGTCTCGGTCCCGAGGCAGGCCAGCCGCTGGTGGATCATCCTGGGCTGGCGAAGATCTCGTTCACGGGCAGCACCGCGACCGGTGCGCGGATCGCGTCGGCGGCAGCCGCTCGGTTCATCGGGTCCACGCTGGAACTGGGCGGCAAGTCGCCCAACATCGTGTTCGACGACGCCGATGTGTCCAACGCCGCCACCGGTGTCGTCGCAGGCATATTCGCCGCGGCGGGCCAGACGTGCATCGCGGGCAGCCGGGTGTTCGCCCACCGCGCGATCTATGACGAACTGCTCGAACGCGTGGCCGAGCGCGCTCGCAGTATCCGGGTGGGTGACCCGCTGCTCGACGACACCGAACTCGGCCCGCTCGCCTTCGAGGATCAGCGCAACAAGGTGGCGTCGTATGTCGATCTCGGCCGCTCGGAAGGTGCCCGGGTGCTCACCGGGGGCAACGCCACCGATGCCGGTCTGGGTGGGTTCTTCTACGAGCCAACCGTTCTGGTCGATGTGAACAACCAGATGCGAGTTGTCCGCGAGGAGATATTCGGTCCGGTCGCAGCGATCATGCCGTTCGACACCGAGGACGAGGTCGTCGCGCTGGCCAACGACACCGAATACGGGTTGGCAGCAGGGGTGTGGACGTCGAACCTGGCCCGCGCACACCGGATGGCCGGGCGCCTCGACGCCGGAACCATCTGGGTCAACACCTATCGGGCGATGTCACCGATGTCGCCGCGGGAGGGCTTCAAGAACAGCGGGATCGGTGTCGAGCATGGCACCGAGACCATGAGGGAATACACGCGGCTCAAGAGCGTGTGGATCAACACCGACGAGGGTCCCGTTCCCGATCCGTTCGTGATGCGGAGCTGA
- a CDS encoding alpha/beta fold hydrolase, translating into MPGPTVVLLHGVGLDHTVWEPVTALLADRFVVTTPDLPGHGARPPAPADVTLADLADGVATAIPPGSHLVGFSLGALVAQHLAVHRPDLVASLTSVASVCRRTPEERAKVLHRLDTAATDIAASSAASLERWYGGTDVGADQIARTAATLQANDPDSFLNCYRVFATADEEIWPQLGRIEVPALAVTGSDDPGSTPAMTRRLAAAIPDCRAVVIPGARHMLPVQCPHELADVITAFLDTVTGGHVHV; encoded by the coding sequence ATGCCCGGGCCAACGGTCGTCCTGCTGCACGGGGTAGGCCTCGACCACACCGTATGGGAACCGGTGACAGCGCTTCTGGCCGACCGGTTCGTCGTCACCACCCCTGACCTGCCCGGGCACGGCGCACGTCCGCCTGCCCCGGCGGACGTGACGCTGGCCGACCTCGCGGACGGTGTGGCCACCGCGATCCCGCCCGGGTCGCATCTCGTCGGGTTCTCGCTGGGTGCGCTGGTCGCACAGCATCTGGCGGTGCACCGCCCGGATCTGGTGGCGTCGTTGACGTCGGTGGCCTCGGTGTGCCGGCGTACCCCCGAAGAACGGGCCAAGGTGCTGCACCGACTCGACACGGCGGCCACCGACATCGCGGCGAGTTCGGCTGCTTCCCTTGAGCGTTGGTACGGAGGCACCGACGTGGGAGCCGACCAGATCGCCCGCACCGCGGCCACCCTGCAGGCGAACGACCCCGACAGCTTCCTCAACTGTTACCGGGTCTTCGCCACGGCCGACGAAGAGATCTGGCCACAGCTCGGGCGGATCGAGGTCCCCGCGTTGGCGGTGACCGGATCCGACGACCCCGGCTCCACACCGGCGATGACGCGGCGCCTCGCCGCGGCAATCCCCGACTGCCGCGCGGTCGTCATCCCCGGCGCGCGCCACATGCTTCCGGTCCAATGTCCGCATGAACTCGCCGACGTCATCACCGCATTCCTCGACACCGTTACCGGAGGTCACGTCCATGTCTGA